In Halomarina salina, one DNA window encodes the following:
- a CDS encoding FAD-dependent oxidoreductase — protein MSHVVVVGGGPGGLSAALFTAKNGLETSLFDQGETALRFAHLLNYLGIDSVDGEAFLHAAREQADAVGVHRHDERVVEVEDDGEEFVVVTETGTYAADYLVLATGQARELAAQLRCELDHDGTVLVDRNGRTSVEDVYAVGWLTRKDKVQAVISAGDGAAAALDVLSTVERAPFHDFDTPRDVTVGRRLGRRDDSTARNA, from the coding sequence ATGTCGCACGTGGTCGTCGTGGGAGGTGGACCGGGCGGGCTGTCGGCGGCGCTGTTCACCGCGAAGAACGGCCTCGAAACGAGTCTCTTCGACCAGGGCGAGACGGCGCTCCGGTTCGCGCACCTGCTCAACTACCTCGGCATCGACTCGGTGGATGGCGAAGCGTTTCTGCACGCCGCCCGCGAGCAGGCCGACGCGGTCGGCGTCCACCGGCACGACGAACGGGTCGTCGAGGTAGAGGACGACGGCGAGGAGTTCGTGGTCGTCACCGAGACGGGCACCTACGCCGCCGACTACCTCGTCCTCGCGACGGGTCAGGCCCGCGAACTCGCCGCACAACTGCGCTGCGAACTCGACCACGACGGGACGGTCCTCGTCGACCGGAACGGCCGGACCAGCGTCGAGGATGTCTACGCCGTCGGGTGGCTGACGCGCAAGGACAAGGTGCAGGCGGTCATCTCGGCGGGCGACGGGGCCGCCGCCGCCCTCGACGTCCTCTCGACGGTCGAGCGCGCACCGTTCCACGACTTCGATACGCCCCGAGACGTAACGGTGGGGCGACGACTCGGGCGACGCGACGACTCGACGGCGCGAAACGCTTAG
- a CDS encoding DsrE family protein, translated as MDVVFHSSSGDSADHSHVLANVRNLLDDDTVALDELAVVLNGEAVRAVVAGSFVADDVATLADDVRFIACSNSLATRDIDPGTLVEGVERGSSGVGTVAKLQGAGYHYVKVP; from the coding sequence ATGGACGTCGTGTTCCACAGTTCGAGTGGCGACAGCGCCGACCACAGCCACGTCCTCGCCAACGTCCGGAACCTGCTCGACGACGACACCGTCGCTCTCGACGAACTCGCCGTGGTCCTCAACGGCGAGGCGGTCCGCGCGGTGGTCGCGGGGAGTTTCGTCGCGGACGACGTCGCGACACTCGCCGACGACGTGCGGTTTATCGCCTGCTCGAACTCGCTGGCGACGCGGGACATCGACCCAGGCACGCTGGTCGAGGGCGTCGAACGCGGGAGTTCGGGCGTCGGGACGGTGGCGAAACTGCAGGGCGCGGGCTACCACTACGTGAAGGTGCCGTAG
- a CDS encoding excinuclease ABC subunit C, with the protein MDGTAVRRRAGDLPREPGVYQFLQDDGTVLYVGKAVELRDRVRSYADPRSMRIRRMVESAASVDFAMTDTETQALLLEANLIKRHQPRYNVRLKDDKSYPLVQLTDHEFPRIEVTRDPNDSATVYGPYTDKGRVDVVVKALRETYGVRGCSDHKFSGRERPCLDHDIGLCTAPCTGEIGEADYLADVESVNRFFEGETGVLADPLRRAMEEAAEEENFERAANIRDRLEAVEAFHGGASAAVSGPGGGERTVDVLGVAVEGDRATVARLRSERGQLVDRERHVMDAPDADEAVATVLSAFVPQYYAERELPDALLLPERPDGEEVTDWLEREGVAVRVPGTGREATLVDLALKNARTAVGMRDEARDLRDALRGSFPALGPVERIEGFDVSHAQGKAVVGSDVTFVGGSPEKSDYRRKRLEQVNDDYANMYDLVSWRATRAVEGRDERPTPDLLLIDGGRGQLDAAREALADAGWDVPAVGLAKREELVITPDGEFDWPSDASHLHLLQRVRDEAHRFAVQYHQQVRDEVKTVLDDVPGVGPETRQRLLRRFGSVENVRSASHDDLTSVPGVGAKTAETLKKRL; encoded by the coding sequence ATGGACGGGACTGCGGTGCGCCGGCGCGCCGGTGACCTCCCACGGGAACCGGGCGTCTATCAGTTTCTGCAGGACGACGGAACCGTACTCTACGTCGGCAAGGCCGTCGAGCTACGCGACCGCGTCCGGTCGTACGCCGACCCGCGCTCGATGCGGATTCGCCGGATGGTCGAGAGCGCGGCGAGCGTCGACTTCGCGATGACGGACACGGAGACGCAGGCGCTCCTCCTCGAAGCGAACCTCATCAAGCGCCACCAGCCCCGCTACAACGTCCGCCTGAAGGACGACAAGTCCTACCCGCTCGTTCAGCTCACGGACCACGAGTTCCCGCGCATCGAGGTGACCCGGGACCCGAACGACTCGGCGACCGTCTACGGCCCCTACACCGACAAGGGCCGCGTCGACGTGGTCGTGAAGGCGCTCCGGGAGACGTACGGCGTCCGGGGCTGTTCGGACCACAAGTTCAGCGGGCGCGAGCGGCCGTGTCTCGACCACGACATCGGCCTCTGCACCGCGCCGTGTACGGGCGAAATCGGGGAGGCGGACTACCTCGCGGACGTGGAGTCCGTGAACCGCTTCTTCGAGGGCGAGACGGGCGTGCTCGCCGACCCGCTCCGGCGGGCGATGGAGGAGGCCGCCGAGGAGGAGAACTTCGAGCGAGCGGCGAACATCAGGGACCGCCTCGAAGCCGTCGAGGCGTTCCACGGTGGTGCGAGCGCGGCCGTCAGCGGTCCCGGCGGCGGCGAGCGGACCGTCGACGTGCTCGGGGTGGCCGTCGAGGGTGACCGGGCGACCGTCGCCCGCCTGCGCAGCGAGCGCGGCCAGCTGGTCGACCGGGAGCGCCACGTCATGGACGCCCCGGACGCCGACGAGGCGGTGGCGACGGTGCTCTCGGCGTTCGTCCCGCAGTACTACGCCGAGCGGGAGTTGCCCGACGCGCTCCTCCTGCCGGAGCGGCCGGACGGCGAGGAGGTCACCGACTGGCTCGAACGCGAGGGCGTCGCCGTCCGGGTGCCCGGCACGGGCCGCGAGGCGACGCTCGTCGACCTCGCGCTGAAGAACGCCCGGACCGCGGTCGGGATGCGCGACGAGGCCCGCGACCTGCGCGACGCGCTTCGCGGCTCGTTCCCGGCCCTCGGCCCCGTCGAGCGCATCGAGGGGTTCGACGTGAGCCACGCCCAGGGGAAGGCCGTCGTCGGGTCGGACGTCACCTTCGTCGGCGGGTCACCCGAGAAGTCCGACTACCGCCGCAAGCGCCTCGAACAGGTCAACGACGACTACGCGAACATGTACGACCTCGTCTCGTGGCGGGCGACCCGCGCCGTGGAGGGCCGAGACGAGCGTCCGACGCCCGACCTCCTGCTCATCGACGGCGGGCGGGGACAACTCGACGCGGCGCGCGAGGCGCTCGCGGACGCCGGGTGGGACGTCCCTGCCGTCGGCCTCGCCAAGCGCGAGGAGCTGGTGATAACGCCCGACGGCGAGTTCGACTGGCCGAGCGACGCCAGCCACCTCCACCTGCTCCAGCGGGTTCGCGACGAGGCCCACCGCTTCGCCGTCCAGTACCACCAGCAGGTCCGCGACGAGGTGAAGACGGTCCTCGACGACGTCCCCGGCGTCGGACCGGAGACGCGACAGCGACTCCTCCGACGGTTCGGGAGCGTCGAGAACGTCCGCTCGGCGAGTCACGACGACCTGACGAGCGTCCCCGGCGTCGGCGCGAAGACGGCGGAGACGCTCAAGAAGCGGCTGTAG
- a CDS encoding NUDIX hydrolase, with amino-acid sequence MDDPTENHRTKPPDWTVQWSRSVGTDATTVGYDRLTRPDGETTGRGWVDRRPSVAVVARYEGQVVFVEEYRPRLRETVLTCPMGGVEGDESLVEAGRRELGEETGFTAGNVELLSEHYPVAWLRSTRGVVFADDLAPGEQRTDDDEFVDVRLVPVEDALDRAREGSQTAWTLLPLLLAREKGLL; translated from the coding sequence ATGGACGACCCGACCGAGAATCACCGAACGAAGCCACCAGACTGGACGGTCCAGTGGTCGCGGTCGGTCGGCACCGACGCGACCACCGTCGGGTACGACCGCCTGACCAGACCGGACGGCGAGACGACGGGTCGCGGGTGGGTCGACCGTCGCCCCTCCGTCGCCGTCGTCGCGCGGTACGAGGGGCAGGTCGTGTTCGTCGAGGAGTACCGCCCGCGACTGCGCGAGACGGTGTTGACGTGTCCAATGGGCGGTGTCGAGGGCGATGAGTCGCTGGTCGAGGCGGGCCGCCGGGAACTCGGAGAGGAGACGGGGTTCACGGCCGGGAACGTCGAGCTGCTGTCCGAGCACTACCCCGTCGCGTGGCTCCGGTCGACGCGAGGTGTCGTCTTCGCCGACGACCTCGCGCCCGGCGAGCAGCGTACGGACGACGACGAGTTCGTGGACGTCCGCCTCGTCCCCGTAGAGGACGCACTCGACCGGGCACGCGAGGGGTCGCAGACGGCGTGGACGCTCCTCCCGCTGTTGCTCGCCCGCGAGAAGGGCTTGCTGTGA
- a CDS encoding ABC transporter ATP-binding protein, whose translation MPAIDVNGVTKRFGGGVTALRDLDLTVHEGEIYGFLGPNGAGKSTTINILLDFIRPTEGSATVLGMDAQADSKAVRQRVGVLPDAYHVYDRLTGRQHVQFAIDSKETGETPDEMLQRVGISEAADRKAGGYSKGMTQRLVLAMALVGDPDLLVLDEPSTGLDPNGAREMRRIIQQENDRGTTVFFSSHILEQVEAVCDRVGILRDGELVAEDTMENLRANVGSGSTLTVTVDQPNDRAVEAASNVAGVTDVTVQGTAIVVSINDASKTEVLTAIENAGCEVEDFTTEKASLEELFAAYTEGGRDGLRNGVATSGQTSETEAQR comes from the coding sequence ATGCCCGCTATAGATGTCAACGGCGTCACAAAGCGATTCGGTGGCGGCGTCACGGCCCTCCGAGATCTGGACCTGACGGTCCACGAAGGGGAGATATACGGCTTCCTCGGCCCGAACGGCGCCGGGAAGTCGACGACCATCAACATCCTGCTCGACTTCATCCGCCCCACCGAGGGGTCGGCGACGGTGCTCGGGATGGACGCGCAGGCCGACTCGAAGGCCGTCCGGCAGCGCGTCGGCGTCCTCCCCGACGCCTACCACGTCTACGACCGACTGACGGGTCGGCAGCACGTCCAGTTCGCCATCGACTCGAAGGAGACGGGCGAGACGCCCGACGAGATGCTCCAGCGCGTCGGTATCAGCGAGGCCGCCGATCGGAAGGCCGGTGGCTACTCGAAGGGGATGACCCAGCGGCTCGTGCTCGCGATGGCGCTGGTCGGCGACCCCGACCTGCTCGTCCTCGACGAACCGTCGACGGGGCTGGACCCGAACGGTGCCCGCGAGATGCGCCGCATCATCCAGCAGGAGAACGACCGCGGGACGACCGTGTTCTTCTCCAGCCACATCCTCGAACAGGTCGAGGCGGTCTGTGACCGCGTCGGCATCCTGCGCGACGGCGAACTCGTCGCCGAGGACACGATGGAGAACCTGCGTGCGAACGTCGGCTCCGGGTCGACGCTCACGGTCACCGTCGATCAGCCCAACGACCGCGCGGTCGAGGCCGCGAGCAACGTCGCGGGCGTCACCGACGTGACGGTGCAGGGCACCGCCATCGTCGTCTCCATCAACGACGCCTCGAAGACGGAGGTGCTCACGGCCATCGAGAACGCTGGCTGTGAGGTCGAGGACTTCACGACCGAGAAGGCGTCGCTCGAAGAGCTGTTCGCCGCGTACACCGAGGGTGGCCGCGACGGGCTCCGCAACGGGGTGGCGACGTCCGGCCAGACGAGCGAGACGGAGGCCCAGCGATGA
- a CDS encoding ABC transporter permease subunit: protein MSWTAVARKDFQDSIRVKWFWALAALFVVFAGGAAYLFAEVIQTGGEATGLGFIALLSSATGLLVPIIGLMLGYKTIAGERESGSLKLLLSLPHTRAEVVAGKLVGRSIVISIAILIGYAVAVAIGLALFAEFVVTDFLIFTGLSILLGFAWIGISLGLSTATASTSRAAALAFGFWMVFEFLWGLLVSLLVWASNGFSGGLFMTSMPDWALFLNILPPTASFSNANGVISEVLGTSGQNAPWFTEPWFGLVVLLAWIVVPVALGFLRFRSSDL from the coding sequence ATGAGCTGGACCGCCGTCGCGCGCAAGGACTTCCAGGACTCCATCCGCGTCAAGTGGTTCTGGGCGCTCGCCGCGCTGTTCGTCGTCTTCGCCGGCGGGGCGGCGTACCTCTTCGCCGAGGTGATACAGACGGGTGGCGAGGCGACGGGTCTCGGGTTCATCGCCCTCCTCAGCAGCGCGACCGGACTCCTCGTCCCCATCATCGGGCTGATGCTCGGCTACAAGACCATCGCCGGCGAACGCGAGTCGGGCAGCCTGAAGCTCCTGTTGAGTCTCCCGCACACCCGCGCGGAGGTCGTCGCCGGGAAACTCGTCGGCCGAAGCATCGTCATCAGCATCGCCATCCTCATCGGCTACGCCGTCGCGGTCGCCATCGGCCTCGCGCTGTTCGCCGAGTTCGTGGTGACCGACTTCCTCATCTTCACCGGGCTGTCCATCCTGCTCGGGTTCGCGTGGATCGGCATCTCGCTGGGTCTGTCGACGGCGACCGCGAGTACGTCGCGCGCGGCAGCCCTCGCGTTCGGCTTCTGGATGGTGTTCGAGTTCCTCTGGGGGCTGCTCGTCTCCCTGCTCGTCTGGGCGTCCAACGGCTTCAGCGGTGGGCTGTTCATGACCTCGATGCCCGACTGGGCGCTGTTCCTCAACATCCTGCCCCCGACGGCCTCGTTCAGCAACGCCAACGGCGTCATCTCCGAGGTGCTGGGGACCAGCGGCCAGAACGCTCCCTGGTTCACCGAGCCGTGGTTCGGACTGGTCGTGCTGCTCGCCTGGATCGTCGTCCCGGTGGCGCTCGGCTTCCTCCGGTTCCGCAGCAGCGACCTCTGA
- a CDS encoding ABC transporter permease subunit produces MSGWQSVARKDFNDALRSRRLLTLVVAFVLFVVGTEYLLVEVLGGDVTSADALVGSLVGPTVVLVPLIGLVTGYRSIAGERETGSHKLLLSLPHSRRDVVLGKLLGRSLVVGVAIVAGFVAGGLLAFGLIGGYEVTPFVLYFLVTLLYATAFVALGVGISAVTGSTSVAVMASFGAFVLFQFLWLFVVGLVRTELFPNASAAVFEVTLRLSPLISYGVSLDAFVMGGAGGPEFYQGGWFALFVLVCWVVVPPALGYLRFRSVDL; encoded by the coding sequence ATGAGCGGCTGGCAGTCCGTCGCCCGGAAGGACTTCAACGACGCGCTCCGGTCGCGGCGGCTGTTGACGCTGGTCGTCGCCTTCGTCCTGTTCGTCGTCGGCACCGAGTACCTGCTCGTGGAGGTGCTCGGGGGTGACGTCACGTCCGCCGACGCGCTGGTCGGGTCGCTCGTCGGCCCGACGGTGGTGCTCGTCCCGCTCATCGGCCTCGTGACGGGCTACCGGTCCATCGCTGGCGAGCGGGAGACGGGGAGCCACAAACTGCTGTTGAGCCTGCCGCACTCGCGGCGCGACGTGGTCCTCGGGAAACTGCTCGGTCGGAGTCTCGTCGTCGGCGTCGCTATCGTCGCCGGGTTCGTCGCCGGGGGCCTCCTGGCGTTCGGACTCATCGGCGGGTACGAGGTGACGCCGTTCGTCCTCTACTTCCTCGTCACCCTCCTGTACGCGACGGCGTTCGTCGCGCTCGGCGTCGGTATCTCGGCGGTTACCGGGTCGACGAGCGTCGCCGTCATGGCGAGTTTCGGCGCGTTCGTCCTGTTCCAGTTCCTCTGGCTGTTCGTCGTCGGCCTCGTCCGGACCGAACTGTTCCCGAACGCCTCGGCCGCCGTGTTCGAGGTGACGCTCCGCCTCAGCCCGCTCATCTCCTACGGCGTGAGCCTCGACGCTTTCGTCATGGGCGGCGCGGGCGGCCCCGAGTTCTACCAGGGGGGCTGGTTCGCGCTGTTCGTGCTCGTCTGCTGGGTCGTCGTGCCCCCCGCGCTCGGCTACCTCAGATTCCGCAGCGTCGACCTCTGA
- a CDS encoding ABC transporter permease subunit: MSGWQSVAKKDVQDAVRSRRLLALVALFVLFIVVGEYLIAEVFIPSGQEVTADNVLGSLIGATVLLVPLIGLVSGYKAIAGERESGSYKLLLTMPHSRRDVVLGKFLGRGAIVATAIVAGFVAGAVGVFVLAGSFDVVQYAVFFGITLLYALAFVGLGLGISAATGSTSIAVMAGFGAFAFFQFLWVFLVGLVNDELFPNSNPELLEALFRVSPLISYNRAISSYVSRAGAGDAPFYQHGWFALLVLALWAVVPLTLGYLRFRSVDI; this comes from the coding sequence GTGAGTGGCTGGCAGTCGGTCGCGAAGAAGGACGTACAGGACGCCGTCCGGTCGAGACGGTTACTGGCACTCGTCGCCCTCTTCGTCCTGTTCATCGTCGTCGGTGAGTACCTCATCGCCGAGGTGTTCATCCCGTCCGGTCAGGAGGTGACCGCGGACAACGTCCTCGGAAGTCTCATCGGCGCGACGGTGCTGCTGGTTCCACTCATCGGCCTCGTCAGCGGGTACAAGGCCATCGCGGGCGAGCGCGAGAGTGGCAGTTACAAGCTGCTGCTGACGATGCCCCACTCGCGGCGCGACGTGGTCCTCGGCAAGTTCCTCGGCCGCGGCGCTATCGTCGCGACGGCCATCGTCGCTGGGTTCGTCGCCGGTGCCGTCGGCGTGTTCGTGCTCGCGGGGAGCTTCGACGTCGTTCAGTACGCGGTGTTCTTCGGCATCACCCTCCTGTACGCGCTGGCGTTCGTCGGTCTCGGCCTCGGCATCTCGGCTGCCACCGGGTCGACCAGTATCGCCGTCATGGCCGGGTTCGGCGCGTTCGCCTTCTTCCAGTTCCTCTGGGTGTTCCTCGTCGGGCTGGTGAACGACGAACTGTTCCCGAACTCGAACCCGGAGCTCCTCGAGGCGCTGTTCCGCGTGAGCCCGCTCATCTCGTACAACCGGGCGATTTCGTCGTACGTCTCGCGGGCAGGCGCGGGCGACGCGCCGTTCTACCAGCACGGCTGGTTCGCACTCCTCGTCCTCGCGCTGTGGGCCGTCGTCCCGCTCACGCTCGGCTACCTCCGATTCCGCAGCGTCGACATTTGA
- the ligA gene encoding NAD-dependent DNA ligase LigA yields the protein MSADAREAPDNPYVEDPATEFDPVEDIDDETAREQAAQLREALRYHDRLYYRDADPVIPDRDYDALLSRLQALESAFDIDTDGSPTQRVGGEPLDEFDTVEHVAPMRSIDSSGDVEDVREFDRRVHDRLGLSRGGSGSDDGEDDGTDSGGSDGQASLTDYDESAPQTTSEVEYFCEPKFDGVSVEVVYEEGRFVRATTRGDGEKGDDISANVRTIRSIPLRLTGDYPGFLAVRGEIFMPREAFQQYNRERVERGDDPFANPRNATAGTVRQLDPSVTAERPLDCFFFDVLDSTYDFETQHGRQDRLPEWGLKTNHRTALVDDIEGAIDYRDDLVADRDDVDYEVDGAVIKVDDLAQCDRLGSTSRAPRWAYAYKLPARTEETILRDVVVQVGRTGRLTPVALLDPVDVAGVTVSRASLHNPDQIRDLGVAVGDKVRIERAGDVIPYVAEVVENNADGHFEFPEHCPVCDSAVEHDGPLAFCTGGLACPAQLRRAIEHYVSRGGLDIEGLGEQKLDQLVETGLVESIPDLYDLDEEDLAELEGWGETSARNLRDELEAAKAPPLDDFLTALGVPEVGPTTARSLARTFGTLDAVMEADEEALREVDDVGETVAHEIREFFGSERNREVIAALREHGVSPQEVAVETGAALDGLTFVFTGSLDGLTRGEAQDLVERYGANATSSVSGNTDYLVAAEGAGQSKLDDADANDVPVLSQAEFEDLLREEYGIDVDGEA from the coding sequence ATGAGTGCGGACGCTCGGGAGGCTCCCGACAACCCCTACGTGGAGGACCCCGCCACCGAGTTCGACCCGGTGGAGGACATCGACGACGAGACGGCCCGCGAGCAGGCCGCGCAGTTGCGCGAGGCGCTCCGGTACCACGACCGACTGTACTACCGCGACGCCGACCCGGTCATCCCGGACCGAGACTACGACGCTCTGCTCTCTCGCCTGCAGGCCCTCGAATCGGCGTTCGACATCGACACCGACGGTTCGCCGACCCAGCGCGTCGGAGGGGAACCGCTCGACGAGTTCGACACCGTCGAGCACGTCGCGCCGATGCGCTCCATCGACTCTAGCGGCGACGTCGAGGACGTCCGGGAGTTCGACCGGCGCGTCCACGACCGACTCGGCCTGTCGCGAGGGGGCAGCGGAAGTGACGACGGCGAAGATGACGGGACAGACAGTGGCGGGAGCGACGGGCAGGCCTCGCTCACGGACTACGACGAGAGCGCCCCCCAGACGACCAGCGAGGTCGAGTACTTCTGCGAACCGAAGTTCGACGGGGTGAGCGTCGAAGTCGTCTACGAAGAGGGCCGATTCGTCCGGGCGACGACGCGCGGCGACGGCGAGAAGGGCGACGACATCTCCGCGAACGTCCGGACGATACGCTCGATACCACTGCGACTCACGGGCGACTACCCGGGGTTCCTCGCCGTGCGGGGCGAGATATTCATGCCCCGCGAGGCGTTCCAGCAGTACAACCGGGAACGCGTCGAACGCGGCGACGACCCGTTCGCCAACCCCCGGAACGCGACGGCGGGGACGGTCCGACAGCTCGACCCCTCCGTGACCGCCGAACGGCCGCTCGACTGCTTCTTCTTCGACGTGCTCGACTCCACGTACGACTTCGAGACCCAACATGGGCGGCAGGACCGGCTCCCCGAGTGGGGGCTGAAGACGAACCACCGGACGGCGCTCGTCGACGACATCGAGGGGGCCATCGACTACCGCGACGATCTCGTCGCGGACCGCGACGACGTGGACTACGAGGTGGACGGTGCGGTCATCAAGGTGGACGACCTGGCGCAGTGCGACCGCCTCGGCAGCACCTCGCGTGCGCCGCGGTGGGCCTACGCGTACAAGCTCCCCGCACGGACGGAAGAGACGATTCTGCGGGACGTCGTCGTACAGGTCGGGCGAACGGGGCGGCTGACGCCGGTCGCGCTGCTCGACCCGGTCGACGTGGCGGGCGTCACCGTCTCGCGGGCGAGCCTCCACAACCCCGACCAGATACGCGACCTCGGCGTCGCCGTCGGCGACAAGGTCCGCATCGAGCGGGCGGGCGACGTCATCCCCTACGTGGCCGAGGTGGTCGAGAACAACGCCGACGGGCACTTCGAGTTCCCCGAGCACTGTCCCGTCTGTGACTCGGCGGTCGAACACGACGGGCCGCTGGCGTTCTGTACCGGCGGACTGGCCTGTCCCGCCCAGTTGCGGCGGGCCATCGAGCACTACGTCTCGCGGGGCGGCCTCGACATCGAGGGACTGGGCGAGCAGAAACTCGACCAGCTCGTGGAGACGGGACTGGTCGAGTCCATCCCGGACCTCTACGACCTCGACGAGGAGGACCTGGCGGAGCTGGAGGGGTGGGGCGAGACGAGCGCCAGGAACCTCCGTGACGAACTGGAGGCCGCGAAAGCGCCACCGCTCGACGACTTCCTGACGGCGCTCGGCGTCCCCGAGGTCGGGCCGACGACGGCCCGCTCGCTGGCGCGGACCTTCGGCACGCTCGACGCCGTGATGGAGGCCGACGAGGAAGCCCTCCGGGAGGTGGACGACGTCGGCGAGACGGTCGCCCACGAGATACGCGAGTTCTTCGGGAGCGAGCGCAACCGCGAGGTCATCGCGGCACTCCGAGAGCACGGCGTCTCTCCCCAGGAGGTGGCCGTGGAGACGGGCGCGGCACTCGACGGGCTGACGTTCGTGTTCACGGGGTCGCTCGACGGGCTGACGCGCGGCGAGGCGCAGGACCTCGTGGAACGCTACGGCGCGAACGCCACCTCCAGCGTCTCGGGGAACACCGACTACCTCGTCGCCGCCGAGGGCGCGGGCCAGTCGAAACTCGACGACGCGGACGCCAACGACGTCCCCGTGCTCTCCCAGGCGGAGTTCGAGGACCTGCTCCGCGAAGAGTACGGTATCGACGTCGACGGCGAGGCGTAG
- a CDS encoding pyridoxal-phosphate-dependent aminotransferase family protein codes for MSDDFLLLNPGPVPLSEPVRAAMDAPMVSHRSAEFEATYERAQDGLDEIFTASTPSGESTGEGTSLILNGTATMGMEMAVSNLVDPDDEVVSLVNGKFGRRFARIAERYADVTRVEADWGDSLDVDAVAEAITDDTALVTLVHNETSTGLLNPVEAVGDLVAEHDALFVVDGVTSIGGDEFRIDDWNVDVAVTDGQKALAAPPGISAVFVTDRAAEQADGERGPFYSDVEWHLRKADQHQTPFTSAVPLFRSLAVAVEEIHDEGMPNRIERHRRQSEAFREGFAALGLEGFPEVSGPTELSNTLTAISLPEAIRGDESSAFFDAVKERNVSISGGQAHLGGDIFRVSNMGNLTADQIARGVRTVGEALGDVGVDCDPDAGEAAVHDVLDD; via the coding sequence ATGTCCGACGACTTCCTGCTGCTCAACCCCGGTCCCGTGCCGCTGTCGGAACCGGTCCGAGCGGCGATGGACGCGCCGATGGTGTCCCACCGCTCGGCGGAGTTCGAAGCGACCTACGAGCGCGCACAGGACGGCCTCGACGAGATATTCACCGCCTCGACGCCCTCGGGGGAGTCGACCGGCGAGGGCACCTCGCTCATCCTCAACGGGACGGCGACGATGGGGATGGAGATGGCCGTCTCGAACCTCGTCGACCCGGACGACGAGGTGGTGTCGCTGGTCAACGGGAAGTTCGGCCGCCGGTTCGCCCGCATCGCCGAGCGCTACGCCGACGTGACGCGTGTCGAGGCCGACTGGGGCGACTCGCTCGACGTGGACGCCGTCGCGGAGGCCATCACCGACGACACCGCGCTGGTGACGCTCGTCCACAACGAGACGTCGACGGGTCTGCTCAACCCCGTCGAGGCGGTGGGCGACCTCGTCGCCGAGCACGACGCGCTGTTCGTCGTCGACGGCGTGACGAGCATCGGCGGTGACGAGTTCCGTATCGACGACTGGAACGTGGACGTCGCCGTCACGGACGGGCAGAAGGCGCTCGCCGCACCGCCGGGTATCAGCGCCGTGTTCGTCACCGACCGCGCCGCCGAGCAGGCGGACGGCGAGCGCGGGCCGTTCTACTCCGACGTGGAGTGGCACCTCCGGAAGGCCGACCAGCACCAGACGCCGTTCACGAGCGCCGTCCCGCTGTTCCGGTCGCTCGCGGTGGCCGTCGAGGAGATCCACGACGAGGGGATGCCCAACCGCATCGAGCGTCACCGCCGCCAGTCGGAGGCGTTCCGCGAGGGGTTCGCGGCGCTGGGGCTGGAGGGGTTCCCGGAGGTGAGCGGTCCGACCGAACTGTCGAACACGCTCACCGCCATCTCGCTGCCCGAGGCGATTCGCGGCGACGAGTCGAGCGCCTTCTTCGACGCCGTGAAGGAACGCAACGTCAGCATCTCGGGCGGGCAGGCCCACCTCGGCGGCGACATCTTCCGCGTGAGCAACATGGGCAACCTCACCGCCGACCAGATAGCACGCGGCGTGCGGACCGTCGGCGAGGCACTCGGTGACGTGGGCGTCGACTGCGACCCGGACGCGGGCGAGGCAGCGGTCCACGACGTGCTCGACGACTGA